Proteins encoded in a region of the Ornithodoros turicata isolate Travis chromosome 3, ASM3712646v1, whole genome shotgun sequence genome:
- the LOC135388410 gene encoding uncharacterized protein LOC135388410, whose amino-acid sequence MPRPCRQRTGQPRPPRQETGGRPRPRASPERTSPQQQQRSAATWIVVHNARPVGWASHTRWAAQVRPLRGTSPSRIPLPFRGLTLTDRHPQDPPIPLTAEEERLLCPVCRVPEVHRSTHLRGALHRSRITAPRTAGSDVDAALATLRRLRPDLLRQGPPPPPPQLEPSPEDIILEMPSDDDL is encoded by the coding sequence ATGCCGCGACCCTGCCGACAGAGGACGGGCCAGCCCCGACCCCCCCGCCAAGAGACAGGAGGTCGCCCACGACCCAGGGCATCCCCGGAGAGGACGTCtccgcagcagcagcagcgatCGGCGGCCACGTGGATCGTCGTCCACAACGCACGGCCAGTAGGATGGGCATCGCACACCAGATGGGCGGCTCAGGTCCGGCCCCTCCGCGGCACCAGCCCTTCGCGGATACCCCTGCCCTTCCGAGGGTTAACCCTCACCGACAGGCATCCTCAGGACCCGCCCATCCCATTGACCGCAGAAGAAGAGCGCCTCCTGTGTCCCGTATGTCGGGTGCCAGAAGTGCACCGGAGCACCCACTTGCGAGGCGCCCTCCACCGCTCCAGGATCACTGCCCCACGCACCGCCGGGTCAGACGTAGATGCGGCCCTCGCAACCCTCAGGCGCCTCCGTCCAGACCTCCTTCGACAAGGCCCTCCACCGCCTCCCCCTCAACTCGAGCCTAGCCCGGAGGACATCATCCTCGAAATGCCATCCGACGATGACCTTTGA